From the genome of Glycine max cultivar Williams 82 chromosome 2, Glycine_max_v4.0, whole genome shotgun sequence, one region includes:
- the LOC100803935 gene encoding magnesium transporter MRS2-5, translating into MDETQDHYYSSSLPESSLSHDGGGRSYFNGQINRGTAISGLKKRGHGSRSWIKIGQDGNFQTVTLDKATIMRYCSLPSRDLRLLDPMFIYPSTILGREKAIVVNLEQIRCIITADEVILMNSLDGSVGQYRLELCNRLQNEKADDLPFEFRALELALELTCTSLDAQVNELEMEIYPVLDELASSISTLNLERVRRFKGHLLALTQRVQKVRDEIEHLMDDDGDMAEMCLTEKKRRSDTCTFNDCFQTRASGRLISKSAPASPERTISGVQMLQRAFSSIGNSSKHGSSMGSSDNGERIEPLEMLLEAYFIVIDNTLNTILSLKEYIDDTEDFINIKLGNIQNQLIQFELLLTAATLVAAVFAAVAGVFGMNFETTVFDYPSGFHWVLVITGIACIALYFALLFYFRYKKVLAA; encoded by the exons ATGGATGAAACACAAGACCACTATTATTCTTCCAGCCTACCCGAGTCTTCTTTATCTCATGATGGTGGTGGGAGGTCTTATTTCAATGGGCAAATAAATCGTGGGACTGCTATATCAGGCCTGAAGAAAAGAGGTCATGGAAGTCGCTCTTGGATTAAAATTGGTCAGGATGGGAATTTTCAGACTGTGACACTTGACAAGGCAACTATAATGAGATATTGTTCTTTGCCTTCTAGAGATCTCCGGCTGTTGGATCCGATGTTCATTTATCCTTCTACAATATTAGGACGGGAGAAGGCTATTGTAGTCAACCTTGAGCAAATCCGGTGTATAATCACTGCTGACGAGGTCATCCTAATGAATTCATTGGATGGTAGTGTTGGTCAGTATAGGTTAGAATTATGCAACCGGCTTCAGAATGAAAAAGCGG ATGATCTACCTTTTGAATTTAGGGCACTGGAGTTGGCTCTAGAATTGACATGCACATCTTTAGATGCTCAG GTAAATGAACTGGAAATGGAAATATATCCTGTGCTGGATGAACTAGCCTCATCTATCAGTACTCTAAATCTGGAACGTGTTCGAAGATTTAAAGGTCACTTGCTTGCTTTGACTCAACGAGTTCAGAAG GTTCGTGATGAAATAGAACATCTCATGGATGATGATGGTGACATGGCTGAGATGTGCCTAACTGAGAAAAAGAGAAGATCGGATACTTGCACTTTTAATGATTGTTTTCAAACTCGTGCATCAGGTAGACTAATTTCAAAGTCGGCTCCTGCTTCACCAGAGCGAACAATTAGTGGAGTCCAGATGTTGCAAAGGGCTTTCAGCAGCATTGGAAATTCTAGTAAACATGGTAGTTCAATGGGTTCGTCTGATAATGGGGAAAGGATTGAGCCACTGGAAATGTTGCTTGAAGCATATTTTATTGTCATTGATAATACTCTTAACACGATATTGTCG CTCAAAGAATACATTGACGACACAGAAGATTTTATCAACATAAAATTG GGAAATATTCAAAACCAGCTAATACAGTTTGAGTTGCTTCTTACAGCAGCTACATTGGTAGCTGCAGTATTTGCTGCTGTAGCAGGAGTATTTGGAATGAACTTTGAAACCACAGTTTTTGACTATCCATCGGGATTCCATTGGGTTTTGGTAATTACTGGAATTGCTTGTATAGCATTGTATTTTGCCCTCCTATTCTATTTTAGGTACAAGAAAGTGCTCGCAGCTTAA
- the LOC113000396 gene encoding uncharacterized serine-rich protein C215.13, translated as MHGETFDHSIKDKKANKKSKTIDHRQRSKDLSCESGSNSDSERQTNIISKGEHSRNDHSDTHINGTKSIPSLARRTSSSSSSESSSDNFFRIKEAFKYTKSGKDYVSSSESSDKSKVDNNLLVPTSTYQVYDLSRNQKGMSPTASPPIQVMDRSGRYDASIVPSSIFETNTNPSEWSISSNDSLFSIQIGQPSFTRENALMYAELGFSRELTKSGEEISTVIKSVDVKNLQTIETSYGPLMLEGERLSEVDNEIKTSHQTKSYEPSKSNVSILSHSSDIGMSSIAFPK; from the coding sequence ATGCATGGAGAGACATTTGATCATAGCATAAAAGACaagaaagcaaacaaaaaatcaaaaactaTTGATCACCGTCAAAGAAGTAAAGATTTAAGTTGTGAAAGTGGAAGCAACAGTGACTCAGAAAGGCAAACAAATATCATCAGTAAAGGTGAGCATAGTAGGAATGATCACTCTGACACACATATCAATGGCACTAAAAGCATACCTTCCTTAGCTAGAAGGACAAGTTCTTCCTCTTCATCAGAATCATCCTCAGATAATTTCTTTAGAATAAAGGAAGCATTTAAGTATACCAAGTCTGGAAAAGATTATGTTTCTAGCAGTGAGAGCTCTGACAAATCTAAAGTTGACAACAACCTTCTAGTTCCAACATCAACATATCAAGTTTACGATTTGAGTCGCAACCAAAAGGGTATGTCACCAACTGCTAGTCCTCCTATCCAAGTGATGGATCGATCTGGAAGATATGATGCTTCTATTGTTCCATCTTCAATCTTTGAAACAAATACTAATCCATCAGAATGGAGTATTTCTTCTAATGATTCATTATTTAGTATTCAAATAGGGCAACCTAGTTTTACCAGAGAAAATGCGCTTATGTATGCTGAATTAGGCTTTTCAAGAGAATTGACCAAATCTGGTGAGGAGATAAGCACTGTCATAAAGAGTGTTGATGTAAAGAACTTGCAAACAATAGAAACATCATATGGACCTTTGATGTTGGAAGGAGAAAGGCTCAGTGAAGTTGATAACGAAATAAAGACTTCACATCAAACTAAAAGTTACGAGCCATCCAAGTCCAATGTGTCTATTCTTTCTCATAGTAGCGACATTGGCATGTCCTCTATTGCTTTCCCAAAGTGA